A genomic segment from Nicotiana sylvestris chromosome 1, ASM39365v2, whole genome shotgun sequence encodes:
- the LOC104220833 gene encoding RING-H2 finger protein ATL54-like, producing the protein MAFHHRKLIFESLDLNSTGKTCSSYYCNPKQNPSEICPLSCLYICYPNCSFPLFSEIQPPLPPNFFTPKILLPPSPHKTTISIFLIILISFLATSFFVFCCFIVYRFRNSRILSQRQQQEEEEEEFSDIVDEDFHGPMVDHPIWYIRTVGLQPSVISAITICKYKRGEGLVEGTDCSVCLSEFQEDETLRILPKCNHAFHIPCIDTWLRSHTNCPMCRAGIVIATTAPSPSSEQNVGLRHDEETRSENAAELRIEIENEDDSADISSMDVSGNSKEDVGNGNEGEFGEFCESRIPASSESLSTAFMTRIAYTDANSSREQSTDQNSLEVNDSEMGTSVSQSSFDGNQSSAEKRTFCVDREMEKEQMRSLSFSTQLVIKRSQSAALLR; encoded by the exons ATGGCTTTCCATCATCGAAAGCTAATCTTTGAATCTCTTGACTTGAATTCCACAGGCAAAACTTGTAGCAGCTATTATTGCAACCCAAAACAGAATCCTTCTGAAATTTGTCCACTTTCATGTCTATACATTTGCTACCCAAATTGTTCTTTTCCTCTGTTTTCAGAAATCCAACCACCACTACCACCTAATTTTTTCACACCAAAAATTCTTCTTCCTCCGTCTCCACATAAAACCACTATTTCCATCTTCTTGATCATTCTCATTTCGTTTTTAGCCACTTCTTTCTTCGTATTTTGTTGCTTTATTGTTTACAGATTCCGCAACTCAAGAATTTTGTCACAAAGGCAGCAgcaggaggaagaagaagaggagtttAGTGATATTGTTGACGAAGATTTTCATGGACCTATGGTGGATCATCCTATATGGTATATTAGAACAGTGGGTCTTCAGCCATCAGTTATTAGCGCTATCACGATTTGCAAGTATAAAAGAGGTGAAGGACTAGTTGAAGGAACAGATTGTTCTGTTTGCTTGAGTGAATTTCAAGAAGATGAAACTCTTAGAATTTTGCCCAAGTGTAACCATGCTTTTCATATACCTTGTATTGACACTTGGCTTAGATCTCACACCAATTGTCCTATGTGCCGCGCCGGCATTGTCATCGCCACAACCGCGCCATCACCGTCGTCTGAACAG AACGTAGGGCTGAGACATGACGAAGAAACTCGTTCAGAGAATGCGGCAGAATTAAGGATTGAGATTGAAAATGAAGATGATTCAGCGGATATAAGTAGTATGGATGTTAGTGGAAATTCCAAGGAAGATGTGGGGAATGGTAATGAAGGAGAGTTTGGTGAATTCTGTGAATCAAGAATACCAGCTTCTTCGGAATCTTTATCTACAGCTTTTATGACACGTATTGCTTATACTGATGCAAATTCTTCAAGAGAACAATCCACTGATCAAAATTCACTTGAGGTAAATGACTCAGAGATGGGTACATCTGTGTCACAGAGTAGTTTTGATGGTAATCAGAGCTCAGCAGAAAAGAGAACTTTTTGTGTGGACAGAGAAATGGAGAAAGAGCAAATGAGATCTCTTTCTTTCAGTACACAGTTAGTGATCAAAAGAAGCCAGAGTGCAGCTCTTCTAAGGTGA
- the LOC104220834 gene encoding RING-H2 finger protein ATL54-like, translated as MASFHHRNLIFETLDSSTDKSCSSYYCNSKEYYSAGCPLSCFAICPSICLLSEIQPPTPPPSFSTEVPPQKPTISIFLIILVSVVATAIIIFCGFVVYRFGNLRTPSQPQQLTVVIAEEEEASDIRTVGLQPSVVSAITICKYKRGEGLIEGTECSVCLTEFQDDESLRILPKCSHTFHILCIDTWLRSHTNCPMCRTGIVLEQNLGLRHEGETRPGISGNATD; from the exons ATGGCTTCTTTCCATCATCGAAATCTCATATTTGAAACTCTTGATAGTTCCACCGACAAAAGTTGTAGCAGCTATTACTGCAACTCAAAGGAGTATTATTCTGCAGGTTGTCCACTGTCATGTTTTGCTATTTGCCCCAGCATTTGTCTGCTTTCAGAAATCCAGCCGCCGACACCACCACCAAGTTTCTCCACCGAAGTTCCTCCACAAAAGCCAACCATTTCCATCTTCTTGATCATTTTAGTTTCAGTCGTAGCTAccgctatcatcatattttgtgGCTTCGTCGTTTACAGATTCGGTAACTTAAGAACTCCTTCACAACCGCAGCAGCTAACAGTAGTAATAGCAGAAGAAGAAGAGGCCAGTGATATTAGAACAGTGGGTCTTCAGCCATCAGTTGTTAGTGCTATCACGATTTGCAAGTATAAAAGAGGTGAAGGACTAATTGAAGGAACAGAGTGCTCTGTTTGCTTGACTGAGTTTCAAGACGATGAAAGTCTTAGGATTTTGCCTAAGTGCAGCCATACTTTTCACATACTTTGTATTGACACTTGGCTTAGATCACACACCAATTGCCCCATGTGCCGTACCGGCATTGTCCTTGAACAG AATTTAGGGTTGAGACATGAAGGAGAAACTCGTCCGGGAATTTCAGGAAATGCCACGGATTAA